One Arthrobacter sp. StoSoilB19 DNA window includes the following coding sequences:
- a CDS encoding sugar ABC transporter permease, producing the protein MTATPTKPAGALTAEPESAPPAPRSKRRNGRQTMAIWLFLVPAAVLGLYFKFIPMAEGIRLSFFKVQPFLGDVFVGFDNYVGVLTDARFLEALGHTVVLGVTQTLGALVVGFLLALLLEGQARSLWILRTTIFLPVVTALAVVGEIWRLLYFPTPDGPLNSILGWLGLGPLQFLNGTDTALWSIAVVGIWSGAPYNMVIILAGLTGVDRSLYESAGVDGATVWQRLRYITLPALRPSLVTVLTLAAIRSLRSFTEVYVLTGGGPAGSTEVWMTRMYSLGFQRNDIGVASAAAVLLLVATLLLTVGTQLLAKRKAAR; encoded by the coding sequence ATGACCGCAACACCAACGAAACCGGCAGGTGCCTTGACGGCGGAGCCGGAGTCAGCGCCACCGGCCCCCCGCAGCAAACGCCGCAACGGCAGACAGACCATGGCCATCTGGTTGTTCCTGGTGCCGGCCGCCGTCCTGGGCCTCTACTTCAAATTCATCCCCATGGCCGAAGGCATTCGGCTGAGCTTTTTCAAAGTGCAGCCGTTCCTGGGGGACGTTTTCGTCGGCTTCGACAACTATGTTGGCGTGCTGACGGATGCACGCTTCTTGGAGGCCCTCGGACACACTGTGGTCCTGGGCGTCACCCAGACCCTCGGCGCACTGGTGGTGGGCTTTCTTCTGGCCCTGCTCCTGGAAGGGCAGGCACGGTCACTGTGGATCCTCCGCACCACCATTTTCCTCCCTGTCGTCACGGCGCTGGCTGTGGTGGGCGAAATCTGGCGCCTGTTGTACTTCCCCACACCGGACGGACCCCTCAACAGCATCCTGGGCTGGCTAGGACTCGGCCCGCTGCAGTTCCTCAACGGTACGGACACGGCACTGTGGTCCATCGCCGTCGTCGGCATCTGGAGCGGCGCGCCCTACAACATGGTGATCATCCTCGCCGGGCTCACCGGGGTGGACCGCTCCCTATATGAGTCTGCGGGCGTGGACGGAGCCACGGTCTGGCAGCGACTGCGGTACATCACGCTGCCGGCCCTTCGTCCTTCACTGGTGACCGTCCTGACGTTGGCAGCCATCCGCAGCCTGCGCAGCTTCACGGAAGTGTACGTACTTACCGGAGGCGGCCCGGCCGGCTCAACAGAGGTGTGGATGACCCGCATGTATTCCCTGGGATTCCAGCGGAACGATATTGGCGTGGCCTCTGCCGCGGCAGTCCTGCTCCTGGTGGCCACCCTGCTCCTGACCGTTGGAACCCAGCTCCTGGCCAAAAGGAAGGCAGCACGATGA
- a CDS encoding carbohydrate ABC transporter permease: MSQTLTRKNSRTARPSSSARFDTALGWSPRFGPNMVLRMLLCALVFCIFALPFLAIISGAFDRNSSPTEISLLPKTFTLQNFQAAQQQGLWGYLLNSLVVAGGGLLLQMTVSVFAAYSLSRRKFRGQALVLLLVLMTMMLPEEIIGIPLSLVLGDLPLLGISLRGTVLAVILPVGIWGFSIFIMSEFMKEIPAEIEEAARLDGVGEFRMLFTIILPLCKPALGVIGIFGFMMVWDQYLLPLIAANDPGDYTLTVALAVLRNDTTVGPGVLLAGALMAMIPSLLVYLFLQSSMIRGITSGATKG, encoded by the coding sequence ATGAGCCAGACACTGACCCGAAAGAACTCCCGCACGGCCAGGCCGTCGTCCTCCGCCAGGTTCGACACGGCCCTGGGATGGTCGCCCCGTTTTGGACCCAACATGGTCCTGCGGATGCTGCTCTGCGCACTGGTGTTCTGCATTTTCGCCCTGCCGTTCCTGGCCATCATCTCCGGCGCTTTTGACCGGAACTCCAGCCCGACCGAGATTTCGCTGCTGCCCAAGACATTCACGCTCCAGAACTTCCAGGCAGCACAGCAGCAGGGTCTGTGGGGTTACCTGCTGAACTCCCTGGTGGTGGCCGGCGGAGGGCTCCTGCTCCAAATGACCGTTTCCGTGTTCGCCGCCTACAGCCTCAGCCGCAGGAAATTCCGGGGACAGGCCCTGGTCCTCCTGCTGGTCCTGATGACCATGATGCTCCCCGAGGAGATCATCGGCATCCCCCTGTCCCTGGTGTTGGGTGACCTCCCGCTGCTGGGCATCAGTTTGCGGGGAACCGTCCTTGCCGTCATCCTGCCGGTGGGCATCTGGGGCTTCTCCATCTTCATCATGAGCGAATTCATGAAGGAGATTCCCGCGGAAATCGAGGAGGCTGCCCGGCTTGACGGGGTGGGTGAGTTCCGCATGCTCTTCACCATCATCCTGCCTCTGTGCAAGCCGGCGCTGGGCGTCATCGGGATTTTCGGCTTCATGATGGTCTGGGACCAGTACCTCCTCCCCCTCATCGCGGCCAATGACCCCGGAGACTACACCCTGACCGTGGCGCTGGCGGTACTTCGCAACGACACCACAGTCGGACCCGGCGTGCTGCTGGCGGGTGCCCTGATGGCCATGATTCCCAGCCTCCTGGTGTACCTCTTCCTGCAAAGCTCCATGATCCGCGGCATCACCTCGGGCGCAACCAAGGGCTAG
- a CDS encoding glucarate dehydratase family protein, producing MNISSIVPATAAPTAADLTINDITITPIAFSDPPLLNAVGVHEPLVHRVVIEVRTANGLLGLGECAGGQSRLDNLAAGANAIKGVSIFETSTMERLINQALDPNLSAFERAAVFSAFEVAALDIQGHATGRTVSELLGGTVRDEVPFSAYLFYKWAEHPAHDGRPAISDGWGEALDPEGIVRQARRMITEYGFKSIKLKGGVFPPAREIEAIRALREAFPDLPLRLDPNTAWTVETSKWVAAETSGLLEYLEDPTPGLEGMGQVAAAAPMPLATNMCVVAFDHIKKSVELDSVQVILGDHHYWGGLRHTRELGTICETFGIGLSMHSNSHLGISLAAMVHVAAATPALTYACDTHYPWNGHNDVVKPGALKFVDGSVPVPTGTGLGVELNREKLAELHQQYLDARMTARDDTGYMQRFVPDFTAALPRW from the coding sequence ATGAATATCAGCTCAATTGTTCCTGCCACCGCGGCACCCACCGCGGCAGACCTGACGATCAACGACATCACCATCACACCGATCGCCTTTTCCGATCCACCGCTCCTGAACGCCGTCGGCGTCCACGAGCCCTTGGTCCATAGGGTGGTCATTGAAGTCCGCACCGCCAACGGGCTCCTGGGCCTGGGCGAATGTGCCGGCGGCCAGAGCCGCCTGGACAACCTCGCCGCCGGCGCCAATGCCATCAAGGGCGTCAGTATCTTTGAAACCTCCACAATGGAGCGGCTCATCAACCAGGCGCTGGACCCAAATCTCTCTGCCTTTGAACGGGCTGCCGTCTTCTCCGCCTTCGAAGTCGCTGCCCTGGATATCCAGGGGCATGCAACGGGCAGGACCGTGAGCGAACTGCTCGGCGGCACTGTGCGGGACGAGGTCCCCTTCAGCGCCTACCTCTTCTACAAGTGGGCGGAACACCCTGCTCACGATGGACGCCCGGCCATTTCCGACGGCTGGGGCGAGGCGCTGGATCCGGAGGGCATCGTCCGGCAGGCTCGCCGGATGATCACCGAGTACGGATTCAAATCCATCAAACTCAAGGGCGGCGTCTTTCCACCCGCCCGTGAAATTGAAGCTATCCGGGCTTTGCGTGAAGCGTTCCCGGACCTTCCGCTCCGGCTGGACCCCAACACTGCCTGGACGGTGGAGACCTCGAAATGGGTGGCGGCCGAAACGAGCGGGCTGCTTGAGTACCTGGAAGATCCGACGCCGGGCCTGGAGGGAATGGGCCAGGTCGCGGCTGCTGCCCCCATGCCGCTTGCCACCAATATGTGCGTCGTGGCCTTCGACCACATCAAAAAGAGTGTGGAACTCGATTCCGTCCAGGTAATCCTCGGTGACCATCACTACTGGGGCGGCCTCCGCCACACCCGGGAACTGGGCACCATCTGCGAAACCTTCGGAATAGGATTGTCCATGCATTCCAATTCCCACCTTGGCATCAGCCTTGCTGCCATGGTCCACGTCGCCGCCGCAACGCCTGCCCTGACGTACGCCTGTGATACCCACTATCCCTGGAACGGGCACAACGACGTGGTCAAGCCCGGAGCCCTGAAGTTTGTGGACGGCAGCGTGCCGGTTCCCACCGGCACCGGCCTTGGCGTGGAGCTGAACCGGGAGAAACTGGCTGAACTCCACCAGCAGTACCTGGACGCCCGCATGACGGCGCGGGATGACACGGGCTACATGCAGCGTTTTGTCCCCGACTTCACGGCTGCCCTCCCCCGGTGGTAG